A section of the Euwallacea similis isolate ESF13 chromosome 9, ESF131.1, whole genome shotgun sequence genome encodes:
- the LOC136410743 gene encoding uncharacterized protein, whose translation MIIKLKYHTFYFLSVIVFVNAQDCRTYGQSCSDDYSCCGGCCLNGICKDTYLDCRTISAQDPCIDRYCSEDQVCVTSYPCTGCPLLTQCITMTIPLELKDNKTLTHHHRIKANLANCFSISYVSLSFCIISHIPLIFDINNY comes from the exons ATGATTATCAAACTTAAATACcatacgttttattttttaagtgttataGTTTTTGTAAACGCTCAGGATTGCAGGACTTACGGCCAATCT TGTTCAGACGATTATTCCTGCTGCGGAGGATGTTGTTTGAATGGAATATGCAAAGATA CATATCTCGATTGTCGAACGATATCAGCTCAAGATCCATGTATAGATAGGTACTGTTCGGAGGATCAGGTTTGTGTGACCTCGTATCCATGTACCGGATGCCCTCTGTTGACTCAATGCATTACCATGACAATACCGCTCGAGCTAAAggataataaaactttgacgCATCATCACCGTATAAAGGCAAATCTCGCTAATTGTTTTAGCATAAGCTATGTTTCCTTAAGTTTTTGCATCATTAGTCATATACctttgatttttgatattaacaattattga
- the PIG-O gene encoding GPI ethanolamine phosphate transferase 3, which yields MKRKLKYFLTLLWFSYLIVTSILLFAKGFLLTRDVQYKNATCSYFDEEICYINNDQSNQISNCNAASLNPYENGHELCLKVPSRIVVLIVDALRYDFTVFDDKNENPLPYENKLPVIKEILDKHPQFSKLYKFIADPPTTTMQRVKALTTGSLPTFIDAGSNFASSAIDEDNIIDQVIKQNGKIVFMGDDTWTSLYPQRFIRNYPYPSFDVWDLDTVDNGVRSHLFSELIQKDWNLLIAHFLGVDHCGHRYGPNHSEMERKLTEINEVIRKVAETIDDNSLLFVIGDHGMTSTGDHGGESLDEISAAMFVYSKRHLLPIDHNRISVKQVDLVPTLSALLGIPTPFQNLGILIPSALPALETAPNSWRLPLFWLWSNVRQIITYIKAYSQKSKIFDEVYLELYYEEYDKLFEELKFINSDSEFKLFYKKCEEFLIKIRTLCEEVWIQFDAFSISNGLTFLFLTVFFMFIISDGIPLRQLPLAVEGSFVVVCVIGLCLSAIAIAFLDFTEFVNSFLYNNIFITNILSHLMFLLPIFQNWDVISFNWYSRNKAHGIISLICRFVLIFNLSVVFSNSFINEEASVLLFLLVSLIILTLLELFSFGRTQETGPATRKVDHVSVITLIKLLIAAAIVLVLLRSSMYFWRCRVEQEWCFKSPHDISNTLKSQASKFQWGLSVISLSSLTILIKMWLRKCGNLNGFSITEICTKLLPSVLLVFIAGFWVLQRLFGNTKSISRTSNYLALSVYILSVNALALVLTQPICVSVILRSGERISPTSEHKIWNIFNTLKNNLKKPNSGDEGGSPIVCGLGTAYSAVYIILGTYLVLLIALVLGDLFSFAMVVKMVVGAFFLWSTSILRIKMASSIDDLLNVPTIAVLGWILLPQYFFYATGHQPAFSNIAWESAFVGTSGLFTNNYILGTLVVLNTFGTYILSGLLLPLLIIAPFTLLVMMPSVCGKQKGFYTVAQKGELLIFERDRMATSALFVVSCKYIAGHTVKVFASTLAATIHSRHLMVWNVFAPKFIFEAVGLFSTIGSVLIGYLIFLRINSQLERLLQRLNKIS from the exons ATGAAAAGAAAgctgaaatatttcttgacCTTACTGTGGTTCAGTTATCTTATAGTAACTTCAATATTGCTTTTTGCAAAAGGGTTTTTATTAACTAGAGATGTTCAATACAAAAATGCAACCTGTTCATACTTtgatgaagaaatctgctatATAAACAATGATCAGAGTAACCAGATCTCAAATTGCAATGCAGCATCTTTAAATCCATATGAAAATGGACATGAACTTTGTTTAAAGGTCCCTTCAAGGATAGTGGTGCTTATAGTGGATGCTTTACGATATGACTTTACAGTCTTTGATGACAAGAATGAAAATCCATTAccatatgaaaataaacttcctGTGATTAAGGAGATTTTGGATAAACATCCACAGTTTTCAAAGTTGTATAAATTTATTGCTGACCCTCCAACCACTACTATGCAAAGGGTGAAAGCCTTGACGACTGGTAGTCTTCCAACATTTATAGATGCAGGATCAAATTTTGCTAGTTCTGCAATCGATGAGGATAATATAATTGATCAA gttataaaacaaaatgggAAAATTGTCTTTATGGGAGATGACACATGGACATCTCTTTATCCCCAAAGGTTCATTAGAAATTATCCATATCCATCATTTGATGTCTGGGATTTGGACACTGTTGATAATGGTGTAAGGTCACATTTGTTCTCAGAATTGATACAAAAGGATTGGAATTTGTTAATTGCACATTTCTTGGGAGTAGATCATTGTGGACACAGATATGGTCCAAATCATTCTGAAATGGAAAGGAAGCTTACAGAAATTAATGAAGTAATTAG AAAAGTTGCTGAAACCATAGATGATAATTCTCTGCTTTTTGTCATAGGTGATCATGGAATGACTTCAACAg gtGATCACGGAGGCGAAAGTTTAGACGAAATCTCAGCAGCTATGTTTGTTTACTCTAAACGCCACCTACTACCTATTGACCACAATCGAATAAGTGTAAAACAAGTCGATCTCGTCCCCACTTTATCAGCCCTTTTGGGCATTCCCACACCCTTTCAAAATTTGGGTATTTTAATCCCCAGCGCGTTACCAGCACTAGAAACAGCCCCTAATTCTTGGCGTTTACCTTTGTTTTGGTTATGGAGCAACGTGCGACAAATTATCACTTACATAAAGGCTTATTCACagaaatctaaaatattcGATGAAGTGTATTTAGAGTTGTATTACGAGGAATACGACAAATTATTCGaggaattaaaattcataaattcagattcagaatttaaacttttctataaaaaatgtgaagaatttttgattaaaatacgAACTTTGTGCGAGGAGGTTTGGATTCAATTTGACGCGTTTTCCATTAGCAACGGTCTGACGTTTCTATTTTTAACTGTGTtctttatgtttattattagtgATGGAATTCCTTTGAGGCAGTTGCCTTTAGCCGTTGAAGGGTCCTTCGTGGTGGTTTGCGTTATAGGGCTTTGCCTCTCAGCAATCGCAATTGCTTTTCTAGACTTCACTGAATTTGTTAACAGTTTCCTCTAcaacaacatttttatcacAAACATATTGTCTCACTTAATGTTTCTACTCCCCATATTCCAAAATTGGGACGTAATAAGCTTCAATTGGTACTCCCGCAATAAGGCTCATGGTATTATTAGCCTAATATGTAGATTTGTGCTGATATTCAATCTTTCAGTAGTGTTTTCCAATAGCTTTATCAACGAAGAAGCCAgcgttttattgtttttgttggtAAGTTTGATTATTCTAACTCTTCTAGAGTTGTTTTCTTTTGGTAGAACGCAAGAAACTGGGCCTGCAACCCGAAAAGTGGATCACGTTTCTGTGATtactttaataaaacttcttatagcAGCGGCAATTGTCTTAGTTCTACTCAGATCCTCTATGTATTTTTGGAGGTGCCGTGTAGAACAAGAGTGGTGTTTTAAATCCCCACATGATATTTCAAACACCTTAAAATCCCAAGCTTCAAAATTCCAATGGGGACTCAGTGTTATATCTCTTTCATCCTTGAcaatcttaattaaaatgtggCTTCGTAAATGCGGCAATCTTAACGGATTTTCAATAACTGAAATTTGCACAAAGCTTCTACCTTCCGttcttttggtttttattgcAGGATTTTGGGTTCTGCAGCGCTTATTTGGCAACACTAAATCCATATCCAGAACTAGTAATTATTTGGCTTTGTCAGTGTATATTTTAAGTGTAAATGCATTAGCATTAGTGTTAACCCAGCCGATTTGTGTGAGTGTGATTTTGAGGAGTGGGGAACGTATTTCTCCCACAAGTGAAcataaaatatggaatatttttaatacgctgaaaaataatttaaaaaagcccAATAGTGGGGATGAAGGTGGTTCGCCGATTGTATGTGGTTTGGGGACTGCCTATAGTGCtgtttatataatattagGGACGTATTTAGTTTTGTTAATTGCCCTGGTGCTGGGAGACTTGTTTTCTTTTGCTATGGTCGTTAAGATGGTTGTAGGGGCGTTTTTCTTGTGGAGCACTTCTATATTGAGGATCAAAATGGCCAGTTCGATTG ATGACTTACTAAATGTTCCCACAATAGCAGTCCTAGGATGGATTTTACTCCCACAGTATTTCTTCTACGCCACAGGACACCAACCTGCCTTTTCCAACATCGCTTGGGAATCGGCGTTTGTAGGAACTTCGGGTTTATTTACTAATAACTACATTCTGGGCACTTTGGTCGTATTGAATACCTTTGGAACTTACATTCTATCTGGGTTGCTTCTACCATTATTAATTATAGCCCCGTTTACGCTACTTGTTATGATGCCCTCTGTATGTGGAAAACAAAAAGGTTTCTACACAGTTGCTCAGAAGGGTGAGCTATTGATATTTGAGAGAGACAGAATGGCCACATCTGCGCTTTTCGTTGTAAGCTGCAAGTATATCGCTGGCCACACTGTAAAG gTATTTGCCAGTACGCTGGCAGCAACCATACATAGCCGACACTTAATGGTGTGGAACGTTTTCGCAccgaaattcatttttgaagctGTAGGATTGTTTTCCACTATCGGCTCAGTATTAATTgggtatttaatatttctaagaataaattcacaattagAACGACTTTTACAAAGATTGAACAAGATATCTTAA
- the LOC136411172 gene encoding homer protein homolog 2-like, with protein MTSGKEAMGEQPIFTCKAHVFHIDPKTKRSWMPASSTAVSVSFFYDSSRSLYRIISVEGQKAVINSTVTPNMTFTKTSQKFGQWSDVRANTVYGLGFSSEAELQKFIDKFNEVKDATRSAISKVTANGGSAVTPVTSANASPINARAAASVQENSDLLEPPGSATLPTSIKPDIKPDSDDSIHGRSHSLSGIQGTESPSHQIKMEKCSYGGTGGSNSVEMQLKYENDRLKLALAQSSANAKKWEIELTTLKSNNARLTSALQESTANVEEWKRQLASLKEENMRMKAKYQNDLENSKGGGELGDELRKEIQSLRIKVEQLELELQTKNDEIKRLVSSGRAADIQSLQKDNQELQATVKLAQSELDIALSAHESQKQILHTLNQQLASRIHELVTIHDEMTTALQT; from the exons ATGACGTCGGGAAAGGAAGCAATGGG AGAGCAACCTATATTTACTTGCAAAGCCCATGTATTCCACATTGATCCGAAAACCAAAAGATCCTGGATGCCAGCGTCAAGCACGGCTGTTAgtgtttcgtttttttatgattcttCACGTAGTTTATATAGGATTATAAGTGTCGAGGGGCAAAAGGCAGTCATAAATAGTACAGTCACTCCTAATATGACATTTACCAAAACTTCGCAGAAATTTGGACAATGGTCTGATGTCAGAGCCAATACAGTTTATGGATTGGGTTTTTCATCAGAAGCCGAACTACAGAAG tttattgataaattcaaCGAAGTAAAGGATGCCACCAGATCTGCGATTAGCAAAGTAACTGCAAATGGAGGTTCAGCTGTTACCCCTGTAACCAGTGCCAATGCTAGCCCTATTAATGCTAGAGCAGCAGCTAGTGTCCAAGAAAATAGCGACCTTCTGGAGCCTCCAG GAAGTGCCACCCTTCCCACATCAATTAAACCAGACATCAAACCAGATTCCGACGATTCCATACACGGGCGTAGTCATTCACTTTCGGGTATTCAGGGTACGGAGAGTCCTAGTCATCAGATAAAGATGGAAAAATGCAGTTATGGTGGTACCGGGGGGTCCAATTCTGTAGAAATGCAATTGAAGTACGAAAATGACAGGCTTAAGTTAGCTTTAGCACAAAG TTCTGCAAATGCCAAAAAGtgggaaattgaattaaccaCACTGAAAAGCAATAACGCTCGTCTGACAAGCGCACTACAGGAAAGCACCGCTAATGTTGAAGAGTGGAAACGTCAACTCGCTAGTCTAAAAGAAGAAAACATGCGAATGAAAGCGAAATACCAAAATGACTTAGAAAATAGTAAAG gcgGTGGTGAATTGGGTGATGAATTGCGGAAAGAGATTCAGTCTTTAAGGATTAAAGTTGAACAGTTAGAACTAGAATTACAGActaaaaatgatgaaattaagCGGCTAGTTTCTAGCGGAAGGGCAGCTGATATTCAG tcTCTGCAAAAAGATAACCAGGAACTCCAAGCCACAGTGAAGCTCGCTCAATCGGAACTAGACATAGCTTTAAGCGCTCAcgaatctcaaaaacaaattctacATACCCTCAATCAGCAGCTTGCCTCTCGTATTCATGAATTGGTGACCATACACGACGAAATGACTACGGCTCTGCAAACATGA